The following coding sequences lie in one Bacteroidales bacterium genomic window:
- a CDS encoding tyrosine-type recombinase/integrase yields MPTVNYYLYDKKAKEETLILLHFNYNARRLIYSTRQKINPNYWDTDIKRAIKVRGKDNLEEINLLLNKLENNLLAFYRNSVIQNSPINNENLKAFLNSQLLIPKREEKVKKPSKTMSFLMLYDEFIKDSKIGTRLQKNGSKISQSTIDRYKSLRTILVEFEQKKKFNLILYNLDLIKKEELSYIKRYYKEFYYRFTEFLYNDCNNFDNAVGSKIKILKAFFAYLISEKDLPIGSYHKDFYVIKEEIPIIALQPEQLKKLINDKEFENSLPEKIQRIKDIFVFGCTVALRVSDLMSLTKENLKIERNNYYLNVVSKKTKTLTTIKLPPYAIDIIKKYESKSERLLPQYSHQKINEYLKELGRHCLWTDEIKKIRSKRGVNIEVKIKTSFAELLTTHVMRRTAITTMLRLGIPEVIAREISGHSSTSSEFYRYVELSRSYIDEKMNTYFEELKN; encoded by the coding sequence CAATTATAATGCAAGAAGACTTATCTACTCTACGAGACAAAAGATAAATCCTAATTATTGGGATACAGATATTAAAAGAGCTATTAAAGTTAGAGGAAAAGATAACCTTGAAGAAATTAACCTACTTCTAAATAAACTTGAAAATAATCTTTTAGCTTTCTACAGAAATTCAGTAATACAAAATTCACCGATAAATAACGAGAATTTAAAGGCTTTTTTAAATTCTCAGCTTCTGATACCAAAAAGGGAAGAAAAGGTAAAAAAGCCGTCAAAAACAATGTCATTTCTAATGCTATATGATGAATTTATAAAGGATAGTAAAATTGGAACACGATTACAGAAAAATGGATCTAAAATTTCTCAAAGTACTATTGATCGATATAAATCTTTACGTACGATTTTAGTTGAATTCGAACAAAAGAAAAAATTCAACCTCATCTTATATAACTTAGATTTAATCAAGAAGGAGGAATTATCATATATTAAACGGTATTACAAAGAGTTTTACTATCGTTTTACTGAATTCCTTTATAATGACTGCAACAATTTTGATAATGCAGTAGGTTCGAAAATTAAAATTCTAAAAGCCTTTTTTGCCTATTTAATATCAGAAAAAGACCTCCCTATAGGCTCATATCACAAGGACTTTTATGTGATAAAGGAAGAAATACCAATTATTGCCCTTCAGCCTGAACAACTTAAAAAACTTATTAATGACAAGGAATTCGAAAACTCATTACCAGAAAAAATACAAAGAATAAAAGACATTTTTGTATTCGGTTGCACAGTAGCTTTAAGAGTGAGTGATTTAATGTCATTAACAAAAGAAAACTTGAAAATTGAAAGAAATAATTACTATTTAAATGTTGTTTCTAAAAAGACTAAAACGCTTACTACTATTAAATTACCGCCATATGCTATTGATATTATAAAAAAATACGAAAGTAAATCTGAAAGACTTTTACCGCAATATAGCCATCAAAAAATAAATGAATATCTAAAAGAATTAGGAAGGCATTGTTTGTGGACAGACGAAATCAAGAAAATTCGTAGCAAAAGAGGTGTAAATATTGAGGTTAAAATAAAAACATCATTTGCTGAACTTTTGACTACACATGTAATGAGAAGAACCGCAATAACAACAATGCTAAGACTTGGAATTCCAGAGGTTATAGCAAGAGAAATTTCCGGTCATAGTAGTACGAGTAGTGAATTTTATAGATATGTTGAATTATCTCGCTCTTATATTGATGAAAAAATGAACACATATTTTGAAGAATTAAAGAATTAG
- a CDS encoding helix-turn-helix domain-containing protein, with the protein MGNFTVRQSNSSWEGFEYIIQQDLPDLAKLIYLEIFRICKEKEKGYCYATNGYFEKKFNRKTGAISSSISELKKMCLIKIEFGIKGQRLIYIIDEEEKRNEKELLLKQCLNCEDLNTYLKNELKILIRKFPTISKNKWEMVINNHLQFEDIESRNEYLDLLEELLRENPISKVFEFVVEDFITLDSQEKKISNDDFVQIQELLFTFLSELFERKQECVLKSTKTDLSTFDDIRFGKNDNYYRNVKGKLIKVYKVCDKFKTEKKYANIILQNDVGEKLNARVNSNEFYKIEEILDSLIGSEIIIHGLIQYNAYYKEGMLVNVKHENFLILEN; encoded by the coding sequence ATGGGAAATTTTACTGTTCGTCAAAGCAATTCATCTTGGGAAGGGTTTGAATATATTATTCAACAAGATTTACCTGATTTAGCAAAGCTTATTTACCTCGAAATTTTTCGGATTTGTAAAGAAAAAGAAAAGGGATATTGCTATGCTACAAATGGGTATTTTGAAAAAAAGTTCAATAGAAAAACAGGTGCTATAAGTTCTTCAATAAGTGAATTAAAGAAGATGTGCCTTATTAAAATTGAGTTCGGTATTAAAGGGCAAAGATTAATTTATATTATTGATGAAGAAGAAAAACGAAATGAAAAGGAACTATTATTAAAACAGTGTTTGAATTGTGAAGATTTAAATACTTATCTAAAAAACGAGTTAAAGATTTTAATTAGAAAATTCCCAACTATAAGCAAAAATAAGTGGGAAATGGTGATTAATAATCATCTACAATTTGAAGATATTGAATCAAGAAATGAATATTTAGACCTTTTAGAAGAATTATTGCGTGAAAATCCAATAAGTAAGGTTTTTGAGTTTGTTGTTGAAGATTTTATTACATTAGATTCACAAGAAAAAAAGATTTCAAATGACGATTTTGTGCAAATTCAAGAGCTTCTATTTACATTTTTATCTGAATTATTTGAAAGAAAACAAGAATGTGTTTTAAAATCAACAAAAACAGACCTTAGCACGTTCGATGATATCCGATTTGGTAAAAATGATAACTATTATCGCAATGTTAAAGGAAAATTGATAAAAGTTTATAAAGTTTGTGATAAATTTAAAACAGAGAAAAAGTATGCAAATATAATTTTACAAAATGATGTTGGGGAAAAACTAAATGCAAGAGTTAACTCAAATGAATTTTATAAAATAGAAGAAATATTAGATTCGTTGATAGGTTCAGAAATAATAATACATGGCTTAATACAGTACAATGCATATTATAAAGAAGGTATGTTGGTGAATGTAAAACATGAAAATTTTTTAATTCTTGAAAATTGA